Within Cololabis saira isolate AMF1-May2022 chromosome 14, fColSai1.1, whole genome shotgun sequence, the genomic segment ttgaggaaccagagactgaaggcagacggaaaattactgagtctgtctgttttcttttcaatacaattgttgattctataatctgaccttgacatagcagcctggccggctgctccagTGTCaaaatctccctggtggaatgaaaaCCATggtgctctgcccccactagccctcccctctcccaggaacatctgtggacctctttcagaactgtaccgggccgtctgataacatcaaggacaatagCTGAGGAGTAGCTCTGgggcgaagttcacggacttaccgctcacacacacacctgcttactgataaccacctccCTCATTCTCAACGCCTTCCCCAGCTCCCCTCTCATCAGCCCCCCAAACACAGTCTCCGGGTTTGAGCGCCACGAAGGCTGCAgcgatcacttggatgcaccgtgccgggatccccccccAGTAACCCTCCCCCCATATCCACATGCAAGCCTTCGTGATGATGTTGTTGCATTGTGGgccgaggtgttttttgcaccttgacactgcatatttacacacagtgtgaagatgtttttttttcctcctccccTATCCAAGTGTTAATCTTGGAAAAAAGGCGAATAATACTATCTgtgtcgccgccggtgtatccgaagtcaaatacattgtttttctaaattgccaaataaatctgattctgattctgagatcGGAAAATAGTTCAGAGCAGCCAATCTGAtaacgtttacaacaacaaacgccACCCGCGAGAGCGTTCCCACACCTCAGACTGAGCTGTCCTGAAGGGGCGTGGCCGTCTCTAAAAGGGGGCGTCGGCCTCgccggtatgggagttttacaatgtccgaaaagaacaacaaatttgtagtttgcaaagtgtgtccaaaggaaataccccgaggaggaatgttacacaagaatttcaacacaacgaagctgataagacatttgaacgtTTTTCACATGAAGGAGGATAATGAATGCAAACGCCTGCGTACAGATAAAGATGGCCAAACAGATTTGGCGTACAAGGTATAGTGGTGGGTAAGATGTTTACAGCCAGAGACAAATCTGTAGGCACAATGACTCATTTAtgtacacatcaccataatccatcAGATCATTAACACATCACCAttatccagcagatcattcataaacacatcaccataatccagcagattaTTCATGTACATCACCATTATCCAGCAGAGGCAGGAATGTTGATGTTACCAGAAACTTCCTAGCACTGAGGGAGTAGCAGCTTTGTTTCCAAAGAAGAATCCTAACTTCACCGTGAGCTCGGAGACCAGATTTGTGATTTGATTGGTGGCAGCTCACTTGCGTTTGAAAAACAGCATAAATTTTGGTTTTGTCTGAGTTTAAAACAAATTTTAGCTTCTGCAGGCGAGACTGTACAACAGATTGTAAAAAGTCAAAGTCCTGTACAATAGATGACGCACAACGATAAATAATAGTAACAGATACCTCTGCATGTGTTCATCAACCAGTGATGTTAGCTTGGTCTCCTCTTCAGTGTCGATGGTGATGTGGGTGGAGGCGCTAGCAGCTCCTAGCGGGATAACTGCAGCTGCTAGCGGGGTAACTGCAGCTGCTAGCGGGGTAACTGCAGCTCCTAGTGGGGTAACTGCAGCTGCTAGTGGGGTAACTGCAGCTCCTAGCGGGGTAACTGCAGCTGCTAGCGGGGTAACTGCAGCTCCTAGCGGGGTAACTGCAGCTGCTAGCGGGGTAACTGCAGCTCCTAGCGGGGTAACTGCAGCTGCTAGCGGGGTAACTGCAGCTCCTAGCGGGGTAACTGCAGCTCCTAGCGGGGTAACTGCAGCTGCTAGCGGGGTAACTGCAGCTCCTAGCGGGGTAACTGCAGCTGCTAGCGGGGTAACTGCAGCTCCTAGCGGAGTAACTGCAGCTGCTAGCGGGGTAACTGCAGCTGCTAGCAAGGGAGAAAGCTTTTCCTGCAGAGAATCTGCAAGCTGGACcatctggaggaaaaaaaacacatggacTCAAACTTGTAATTCTCACTTTGTCCTGTAAACATTGCAAAAGTTTTGGCACCAATACAAATGATAGTCTTTGCAAACCTTATAGTATCGTGTACTGAAGCTTTGATTCAGACCcacttgaaaatgtaataaattcccaataatgtaataaggtattacattatcggtaaaaatgttgttacaatatcagtcagaatattttattacattattggtgaagttattacattattggattctattgcattttcgattgagttaagtgcaaattttattacattttaaggcgttattacattttcaggaaattattacattacaggGTGCTACAAGGAGAATTGAAGGAGACTCATCTTGCCTTTCAGAAAAAACCAGGGAGGGATTTTGAGGACAAggaaagtttatttctatacaaCATTTCGATGACAGTTTATGGTGAATGGGATCCTCAACTTGTGGCACAACTCTGCATTTATCCAGGCTGAGGCTGGATTTGACCGAATTGTTTCTGCTTATTCACCTACTACTACTCATCAGATCGGGACTCGAATAAAGCAGCAAGGAAATCCTTTCTGTTAGGATTCGGTCATGACATTGACATCCGTCATCCCAGACTCTGTGATGCACTGGGGGCCTGTCCGGGATGTACTACTCCATTTAGCGCTAAGAAAGCATGGgaaagactccagcagacccatgTGACCCTATATAGGAATAAACGCTATAGAAAATTGATAAATGGATTACAGATGAAGAAAAGCCTGAACTGTAAATATTAAGTCTTTGAGGAAATGTGATGTATTCTCCAATAACTTATGAAATGCTTCTAGATATAACATTGGTCATTATTTaagcatcatcaccatcaccatcaccatcatcatcatcatcatttatttaaCTCACGACCATGATCACATGGTACGGAGCTCAAGTATACAAACGATTGTACATTTACAGGAGAACTGAAGACTGAAGACTCACCAGTTCCCCTGGTGGAAATGGGTCATCTCCCACCTCGACCTTCGTCTCCTTGACCTTCGTGTCCTCCGTCTGCATCACGATGTCTCGATCAAAGTCGACGGCACTTAAGAGAACAGCTAAGTTAAACCTTTCAAACACTGAAAAGCTCAACTGGAAACTCATTAAACTCATTAAAGTCACTGGTGCACAAAAACATATTGCTGGTGATTGTGAGCTCACCTGGCAGCGGTGTACGAGTATCCAACAAAAGCCAAGTGGACGCCTAAAGGAGTCGCGTCCTCGACGTCGGAAAGCATTTCCTGCAGAACGCAACAAAGCACTTTTCACTCCACAAGCTTGGTTTATGTCTGAAGGCTCCTCCTTTGGAACAGATACACATTAATCCAGTATTGAATTTGTGACTCGATGTCATAAAAGATAAAAGCGGGAATAATTTCcattaaaatagttttttctttttctaaaataGTACTTGTGCCCACAGATCCTTCACCAGTCAGCCTTGACATTggctgcgtttacatgggaagtttaattcctctttaattcagaattcagaatccgcccccctatccaatcagaaccttctcaacccccagaccttaagaggaattggagaaagccgatcaaacgtgttttccatgtaaacctcaattcagaattactatttccatgtaaactacaaggaaaatagtttaattcagaattatttaattcagaataattaattcagaatttaaaaacaccatgtaaccgtggccattatGGTCAActttgttgatgacacagctttTTGTATCGCAGTACCCTGAAAAAGGGTAGCATCTAAACAAACATGCTAACATGCAAACATTCacaattctgaattaaagaggaattaaacttcccatgtaaacgcactgattgaACTACACAAAGAATGACATTTTCTTAGGGGACAGAAAGACGCCACCCGAGCTACCATTTCACTGAGACAGTCGTCTACGATGTCGAAGTTGGACGTGTCTGCGGGACCGGAGACGTCGGGCAGGAAGGGAGCGGGAAGGTCGTGCAGCGAATCCCAGTCAATCTCGGAGAAGAACTGGTGGGTCCGGAAATCACCGAGGCCGTTTCTCCCCAGACGGGTTTCCCTGTCGCACACGAGTCCGGAGATGAAGGAACTCGCCTCGTCCGACATCTCAGAGTCCGGAGGAGGGAGTTGGAAATTATCCTGGAGAGAAAACACGATGGAGGGCAGAAGGTTTAATTTGTAAAAGAGAAGGCACTGATTCACACCaacaaatgttgagattaatattgaagtacaatttcaagaaaaaggtccaaatgtcgagaaaaaagtctaaatttggagattaatgttgaaatacaatttcgagaaaaaagtcgaaatttcgagaataaagttgaaatgttgaggaaaaagtcaaaatttcgtgaataaagttgaaatgtcgagaaaaaaggcgaaatttcgactttattcaaaaaatttcaactttattcttgaaattgtatttcaacattaaacttgaaatttctaatttttttctcgaagtgcacaatacaaaaaaaatcttcctcctctcaaatatttatttcaagaataaagttgaaatttcgtgaataaagtcaaaatttcgagaataaagttgaaatacaattcgacttttttctcgacatttcgacttttttcttgaagtgcataataaaaaaaaatcttcttccaaaatatttttatttttctcctgccctgatactcttccatatAGCTTACTGTTTGAAAAGGGGGGGAGTTAGAAATCAATGTTATATTTATGTTGCatataaactaaaataatatGAAGAAAAATGATAAAAGCAATCAGATATTGGCAGAAGTTACATGTCTGTGCATGTACCTAGAAGTTAAAGATCTTAGCGTAAGTTTCTGTTCATGTACCTGGAAGTTAATGATCTTAGTTTCTGTTCATGTACCTGGAAGTTAATGATCTTAGCGTAGGTTTCGGAGATGGACTCGGCGTAGAACGGCGTGGTCCCCACCAGCATCTCGTAGCCGCAGATACCGAGAGCCCACCAGTCGCACTCGAGACCGTAACCCCCGTTTCCCTCCACCGTCCTCAGAATCTCCGGGGACAAGTAGTCCGGAGTCCCGACGGCCACCAACGAGCGGATCTGAGGAAACCGACATTAACAGGATCATTAAAATAATTACAAAGAACCAGCGCAAAGTTTCCCTCTGTCAGGCTTACTTGTTAGCAGTGCGGTGTAAACTCTCACCATGCCATCGCTCTGGAGTCTCAGGCAGGAACCGAAGTCGCCCAGTTTCACGTGTCCGTCGGCCGCTAGCAGGACGTTGTCAGGCTTGATGTCTCTGTGGAGGGCGCAGGGGGATTTAAAGGTCCACCCTTTTGCAATCTTTCATCCCTATTCCCTATGAAACTGGTCTAAGGGGGTCAGGACTACATGCACGCTAGAGGTTGATCTGTGATTGAAGTGTAAAGGACAAATATACAGATGAAATTGATGCTCATGTGAGTAGAAAGTAGTTTTTACACAACAAAAAAATCTCTGGAAGCAAAGTTTGGCTTCTCTTTTGTTttgtagtttgtttgtttgtttgttgtcaaTCGTGCACCTCTTAAAATTAAAGCTTTGAAAAGCTGAAGGATTATTTCGGAGTGATTCCTTCATTGTGACAATAGAAACAGCGAGTTTACAGATTGAACCCCATTCTGATGCAGCCAAAGTGTTGAGGACATTGTTGTATCTGCTGACACCAACTAGACAAACACAGAAACAGGATGTCGGCTCAGAGAAGAGCAGCAGTGTGAGGGGAAGTGATGTGGGTGTTTCAGTAAAGAGGAACTACGTTTGGCTGCAGGTAAAACAACATCTCTGTTGTTTTACGTCCAGAGAACCAGGACCACACACTATAGTTACAACTGGTTACTGTGTTCCTGCAAAGAGCCacatcaactacccatgatccctcactccatcaactacccatgatccctcactccatcaactacccatgatccctcactccatcaactacccatgatccctcactccatcaactacccatgatccttcactcctgctctctctgagacataaacaTACCATTAGAAAACTGATGTGGAatcctgcaatctgattggttgttaactgtggcataatgatctgattggttgttaactgtggtataatgatctgattggttgttaactgtggtataatgatctgattggttgttaactgtggtataatgagcttataccacggcttctattctaaagCCTCATCGCGGGTTGGACACCCCCGTAGGCCAGCCTGTAAACACCTCCTAGCATCGTACCTGTGCACGTAGCCCAGCCTGTGGACGCAGTCGACGGCCATGACCATCTCGGCCAGGTAGAACTGAGCCATGTCCTCCGGAATCACGTCTCCGAACTTACTGAGCAGCGTCAGCAGGTCTCCGCCGGGGTAGAAGTCCATCACCAGGTACTAGAGCCGTTAGCGACGGGGAGACAAAGGTACAGTATGAGACCAGGCAACACCCACCCAACTGAATACACCAGGTACATGACAGGTACATGACAGGTAAATCACAGGTACATTACAGGTACATGACAGGTACATCAGAGGTACATGACAGCTACATGACAGATACGTATCTGACGGTACCAGGTGGTTGTTGTCCTGGAAAGCGTAATGCAGCTGAGTGATCCAGCGTCTGTCTCCCTTCAGCATCACCTCCCGCTCTTCCTGGTAGCAGGCCGTCTGTTCAACGAGAGaaagacatttcaacttttttttctccaagtgcacaatcaaatttttttctcctgcatggccctagtACTAGTAGTTTTGCtttcatttttagtttttgaaaATGCTAAAAAATCTCAGTGGCAGAAGCTGGTGATCGTGGACGGGTTTAAATTAGGAGCTTCAAACTAATAGGATGGGAAAGAATTATAGTTGTAgttgatgaggcattgtgacaccgtggctgacgtgaaactccagcttcctcccccctGCAGGGGCGACACCTTTGAACTAGCTTCAACAAAcacttgaaccacgggaatgccatatgatgaagttcctgactgactgttatgttaataccaactcatctGGCCACAGACTTGAATAACGAGAACtccctatggggtaatttacaacttagtgacagtcatgccaaatgcccgataacggcatttggccagggatcacatctgactgtaaattgcttttgtctctcacttggcttgtttattcctgccttttgtgctttgaacttactgtataaaagtcatgATTTCAATCATTCGTGGTcggcacaccaacccagacacgctctgtgtaggtctgctcaccgccggcttactaaataaactcactacaccacagcggacttctgaactggttttgataatattcttcaacataGTCAACATGATTCCAAGACATTTGAAAACATAACTCTTATTAAGTGGATTCTCACAAACAGACCAGTTTAAAGGAAGCTGTTTCGTAGTCTGGAGAACGAAGACTGAGTTTAGTTTCtacctctcctctcctcagcaTGTGCCACTTATTCATAATCTTTAGAGCGTAAACTTGCTGCGTTCGTCTCATCTTCACCACGGCAACCTGGAGACAGAAAACACAAAGACGTCAGTAACGTACAGATCTCTGTTTGAAGATCGGATAGATAAACCCTGAACTCTCCGAGCCTTACGGCACAAATTTATATCAATAGTATTGCAAttcaattttgtttttcatttaactttatttatatagtacggaagagtattagggccaggcaggagaaaaatttaaataatattttagaggaggacattattttttcatttatgcacaaaattcgaaatgttcagaaaaaagttgaaatgtcgagattaatgttgaagtacaatttcgactttattcttgaaattgtattcctGCCAACACACCAAATAGAGAGAGCTCGCATTCTTGTCGTACACTGGatgcacaatgacaataaaggctttaaTTTCCGTTAAAGTTCCGGTTCCTGCTCACCTCGCTGAACGAGCCTCGGCCAATCACCTTCAGGATGTCAAAGTCGTCTCTTTTGATTCGCATCTTCTCCACTCGCCTCACTATCGGCCCGGCTGATTGGACGAGAGCAGAGACACACACTTTACTTTACTTACCTCAATACAGATAAATAGCCTAAATGATATTAGATATTAGCTCCTGGTCACAGAAACTTTCATATTGACTTAAGTGAAATCTGAGATTCATTTATAGTGTGTATATTCTGATTTTCCAGAATTTCAGAGGCTCAATTTTGTCTTCAACTGTGACATAGACAGTTTAACTTCACAGGCAGAAAGACACACATCTTACTGCAGACCATGGGTGAAGAAAGGATTGTGAGCA encodes:
- the LOC133459403 gene encoding myotonin-protein kinase-like, which produces MRIKRDDFDILKVIGRGSFSEVAVVKMRRTQQVYALKIMNKWHMLRRGETACYQEEREVMLKGDRRWITQLHYAFQDNNHLYLVMDFYPGGDLLTLLSKFGDVIPEDMAQFYLAEMVMAVDCVHRLGYVHRDIKPDNVLLAADGHVKLGDFGSCLRLQSDGMIRSLVAVGTPDYLSPEILRTVEGNGGYGLECDWWALGICGYEMLVGTTPFYAESISETYAKIINFQDNFQLPPPDSEMSDEASSFISGLVCDRETRLGRNGLGDFRTHQFFSEIDWDSLHDLPAPFLPDVSGPADTSNFDIVDDCLSEMEMLSDVEDATPLGVHLAFVGYSYTAASAVDFDRDIVMQTEDTKVKETKVEVGDDPFPPGELMVQLADSLQEKLSPLLAAAVTPLAAAVTPLGAAVTPLAAAVTPLGAAVTPLAAAVTPLGAAVTPLGAAVTPLAAAVTPLGAAVTPLAAAVTPLGAAVTPLAAAVTPLGAAVTPLAAAVTPLGAAVTPLAAAVTPLAAAVIPLGAASASTHITIDTEEETKLTSLVDEHMQRALHEATRRCNELEKESMSLKEEIQHWRAAMETELGICPASLAICCHCVETPDHKWTAPPTCHYPLVIPLHRHLLLFHRIRLPQVRSESYLLACAEGSYFNSWDGWGLPRSPERLPRSPERLPRSPERLQRPAERLPRSHEGGT